In Candidatus Eisenbacteria bacterium, one genomic interval encodes:
- a CDS encoding NAD(P)-dependent oxidoreductase yields MYDPVQGHATAVLVTGATGGIGRAVCRELITHGYRVLGLARGDDAKARMPYAVVPIVGDVRAPERWVSAIRRVDVVIHLALPYEMSGRKEQSDAERDAEEMASVLDRLCDAVRREKKRMIHTFGALMYEPNRDGWVNEGSAISSGRGYGVRHQKAYPVLARHRKKGLQAISVNPAFVYGPGGWFERTLIEPMSRGETATVIGDGAQTMHYIEAMDAAAGYRLAIENGLQGDDYLLADDQPTTQGDFVRLVAREMGAAEPRFVPEEDLIPILGAWAVEAFTFCPKVDSTRARERLGWTPRYRTVEQGVPEVVRAWKRRRLAPAFESGIGAVPRQQ; encoded by the coding sequence GTGTACGATCCCGTCCAGGGCCATGCCACCGCGGTGCTCGTCACCGGCGCGACCGGAGGGATCGGCCGCGCGGTGTGCCGCGAGCTCATCACGCACGGATACCGCGTGCTCGGGCTCGCGCGCGGCGACGACGCCAAGGCGAGAATGCCCTACGCGGTGGTGCCGATCGTCGGCGACGTCCGCGCTCCCGAGCGCTGGGTCTCGGCGATCCGGCGGGTGGACGTCGTGATTCATCTCGCGCTCCCCTACGAGATGAGCGGTCGCAAGGAGCAGAGCGACGCGGAACGGGACGCCGAGGAGATGGCCTCGGTCCTCGACCGGCTCTGCGACGCCGTGCGCCGCGAGAAGAAGCGGATGATCCACACCTTCGGGGCGCTGATGTACGAGCCCAATCGGGACGGATGGGTGAACGAAGGCTCCGCCATCAGCTCGGGCAGGGGCTATGGCGTGCGCCACCAGAAGGCGTATCCGGTCCTGGCCCGCCATCGCAAGAAGGGGCTCCAGGCCATCAGCGTGAATCCCGCGTTCGTGTACGGGCCTGGGGGATGGTTCGAGCGCACCCTGATCGAGCCCATGAGCCGCGGCGAGACCGCGACGGTGATCGGCGACGGGGCGCAGACGATGCACTACATCGAGGCGATGGACGCGGCCGCGGGGTATCGGCTCGCGATCGAGAACGGGCTGCAGGGCGACGACTACCTGCTCGCGGACGATCAGCCGACCACGCAGGGAGACTTCGTCCGGCTCGTCGCGCGCGAGATGGGGGCGGCGGAGCCCCGGTTCGTCCCGGAAGAGGATCTGATCCCGATCCTGGGCGCCTGGGCCGTCGAGGCGTTCACGTTCTGCCCCAAGGTGGATTCGACCCGCGCCCGCGAGCGCCTGGGCTGGACGCCACGGTATCGCACCGTGGAACAGGGCGTGCCCGAGGTCGTGCGCGCGTGGAAGCGGCGGCGTCTCGCGCCGGCGTTCGAGTCGGGCATCGGGGCGGTTCCGAGACAGCAGTAG